TCTTATTTAATTACTACTTACTAGTAACAATAATTCcatatttatgtaaaattagATTCAGTAATGTGAAACAAACCAGGTCACAAAGTCAAATTGATTCTGGGTTGCGTTGGACGCATATgcgcgggggggggggggggggttgggtTATACTTAGCAATTATACTAAACCTACAAATGAGTAGGGTTGGTTAACCAAACAGATGGTAGTCCACTTGCTTGCTTGCTCTTCAAGCTatcatcatctctctctctccctccgcACTTTCAGCCTTTATCCCCAGCAAAACGTCGCCTACGATCCACGGAAAGCTCAAGAATCTCGGCTTCTCATCGCAATAGCTCGGGTTGTATGTTACATAGTACCAAGCCGATGCTAGCTTCTTCCTCTGCTGTTCGTCCTCGCAGCTCTTCTCAAACCATCCCATAGCCTCTCTCTGCAAATCCTTAACCGACAACGTAATCCTATCCTTCATATCACCATACCTCCGGTTATCTCTCTGCAGATACATCTCCTTGGTTCTCAAAATCCCCGTGAGAATCTCTTCTTCGTTAGCAGCTCCGTAGTAGTTCATCAACGAGCTCAGCTTCTCGGCGTACATGTCTCTGTGAGCTTTGGCCGTCTCTATAAAGTTGTCAAAGCCAGCTTCTTCAAGCGTCGAGTCATAAGCCgccatcttcttcttgtccTCGCTCTCAGCGTCTTCTGGCTTTCTCTGTGCTAGAGTGCTTTTCACAGCACGGTAGAGCTTCCCAAACACGGACCCAGAGATGTACATTGGTTTCTCGAACCGTTCCAGGAAATCAGGGAACTCTCTGGGCTTTAAGGCGTAAGGCATCTCGGCTGGAGCTCCGGTTTTCGCGAAATCAACGGCTCTAGAGTGAAGGTTCGCTAACTCTATGCATCTCTGGCTCCGGGCTCTCTCCGGGTCACGGTCTGCGTGAACCAAATGTGCAGTTGAGATCACCCCCAGTGTGTCGCTTATCATATAATCAACGAAAAATTTGTGGATTTCCTACAAAAAGCAGTGAGAATCAGCAGCTTAGGCTCCAAAGATTAGAAAACTTTCACATTATCAGAACCTTTTCGAGAATCTAACCTCCAAGGTGACATCATGATCCATTATACGAGGTCTGCTTCCAGCGTAGTCCATTGGAGGGTCCATTTGGCTCGGTATAAGCTTCTCATCCCAGCTAACAAAAAACTGGTCTCCATCGAGATCACCACCAGAACATTCATTTGGATGTGGCCTGTACAGTCAGCAAACACCATCAACTCAAGAATCAGAAGCATATGGTTTCTTTCTACTATGGTGCCATAGCTTTTTAAAGGATAGTTTTACAATATATACCTTTCTCCCTTCTGAGGAAAGACGATGCAATCGAGAAAACCCTTTTGTTCAAAATTGACCTCATATATTGCGTCAAGAACTCTGATGTCTCCGGGGTGAAGGCATGGGTTTTTCGTCACAACCACTTTCCCAACCACCACAGATGTTTCCTCATCAATCTTGCGGAAGTGGCTCTGCTCGCGAGATTCCAGTTCCGCTTTAGTAAGTGTTACACGAACGTACACTTGGCCATACTCCAGTATACCCATTTCATCCATGCAACCTATCAAGATACGTCCTTTCGGTACAAGTATCCTGCACCTACTCTTTAGCTCAGAAAGCTGGCTCTCGTGGTGCACACGAAGCATCATTGAGAGGTAAGGCTCTGAACTCGGTGCGTATCCTTGTAGCAGCATCTTAACTAGCAGATTCTTGGAACTTTCTCCGCTCAATTTCTGCAGAACGTTCAGTGCCGCATGGCGGTCTTCAAGCATGTTCCCCAGTATAGATAGATGCCCCGCTTGCATCGCCTCAAACACCGCATCTTCTATTCCGAGAGTCGACAAAAGGCAAATGATCTCCCGGTTTAAGAAGCAAGGCATCGACTCTGTCCACCTGGTCACGTTGAGCATCCTGTTGTTTGAATCGAACTTTAGCATACTATCACGCAGAGACAGCTTTCTGAAGGAACTGCGGTCAACGGCAATCACACCTTTGTAGCCACCATATCGAATTTGAAACGCTGAAGGGATATGGCTCAGTCCACACTTCTGCGCAACTTGCTTAGCAAATGCCAACGAAATTTTCCCTATGCCGTCGGAGAAGCAGTAGTCAGCACCATCAGTAGTCACTTCTATGTCAGGAATCTGCTCAACATCTTGCGCACGGACATTAAGTGTCTGCCGAGAAGCACTGAACAACTGGCCCATCCTAGCAGCACATTTCGAAATGCTTCGGATCTTACGAAAACAACCCATCCATTCTCTTATATCTTCAGCTTTCACTTTCTCGTTAGAAGCAAACATCCAGACAGAATTTCCTCGCAGCTGGCTCGCTGAGAAAGCCAAGAACTCAAACTTTTTAGGCCCGACGGTGATCCCTTCTCCAAGGATTGACAACACCCTGTGATAGATGTTGGTTCTAAAGGGTTTCACGAAATAGCCTTCCTTGGAGTTCACAGAAAGCGCATTCGCTGGAATCTTGCTCCAATCTTCTTCCACAAAAGTAATTCTCATGAAATCCGAGGCATGCTCCGCAAAGTTCTTCACAACGTAATTGGCAGTCTCAAGCTCTGGACCCAGCAGATAAATCTTTGAAGGCGTAACATAGGCTCTCTGACAACTCATTATGTTCTGCTCAGTCAATCTCTTATAGGCTGATGCAGGGGAATGCGCCGTCTTCTTAACCACATACTGCGACTGCGCCTTGACAAATGAGATAGGATCATAACAAATAGAGCTTTGCTGGTGCAGTTTCTTGAGGATCACCAATGCGGTTTCCAAGCTCAAACCACAGAGGATGCTGATCAATCCCATATTTGAAGCCGCGAAAAGACTGATTTTCTGCGCATGAACCAGCGAATTGAGTTGGAAAAGGATCTCATATGGAATCTCTATCCCCAGATTAGCTGCATTCAAGAGGGGGACAATTTGATTTGCAGAGGCAAATGTATACCCATCCACCAGGGTTAGGCTCAAAGTGTCTTCTCTGTAGTAAGGTAAGCTTGAGAAGATGTCAGACATCGTTGAGGCGTTATCCACTTCTAAACAAAAGCAAGTGGATGTACCGATTGACTTTAGACCAGAGAAATCAGTTGAGCGAATCCACATGAAATCAAAATCCTCCTTGCAGAAACTGTAGCGGCCGGATTTGAACTTTGTGGCGATATGAGGTCCTGATACTTGTTTGTATATCTTCGGTCCATATTTCAGCTAAAAAATAAGACAAACAAGAGGTAAACAAAAGTAAGAAGACACTAACCAACGTAGCACTTAACAAACCAAGCAACATAAAAAACCAACAGCAAGCAAGATAAGCTCAACATAAACTCACATGAAACGTtagttatatacataataaaccAGTGAAGAGTTTtgtcaaaaccctaaaccctaaggcACTCTTGCATTGTAAACTTAACTCTCAGCAGAACTAAGGTTCACCAAGTTACTTTCTTGAATCTCTATAGTTCAACAAAAGGATCAGATAAAACTATGAAAGTAGAGAACTTTCACATGCACATTGTCCAAAAACACATCACAGTCAAAAACGTTTACCCTGAGAAGAAACGCATTGATCTCATCCACGCCATCGACGCAGGAGGGAACAGTTTCAGCGATATCCTCAAACCTAACCTCACACTTGTAACAATCACCACTTTCCCAAACCCAAAACTCAACTCTCCGCTTCTCCTCTATAACCCAACACCTCACGCCTTCCCATTTCTCTAGGGCACAAAACCTCCCTTCCTCCGATTCCGGAAACCCAGCGGTCAAAACGACGCCGTCGAGCCTTCTCCTGGGATCTACGGGGCGAGGGACGATGTCGTCGTAGGCTTCGGAGACTCTTAGGTTACGGGACTTGAAGAGGAGCTTGCTCTGGGAGGAGAGGTGCTGAGCGCGAGACTTGGCTTCGAGGGAGGTGAACTGCACGAGGGCGAAGTCGCGTGGCTTCCAGTTATCGCGAGAGGTCGGGATTTCGAGGGCGAATACGGAGTCTGCGCCGAGGTGGAGCTCTAGGAAGCGGAGGAGTTCTTCGGCGATTATGGTTTGAGGGACGTTGGTGAGTTTAACCGTTGATCGCGTTATCTCTGAGACCATGATTGGCGTGGAGAGCAGAGAGAATCGAGAGAAAGTGAGGgagtgaagaagagagagagattctcGAGAAAGAGTGAGTAGAGCGAAGAATCAGAAAGTTTGCTTTTTTCGAAAAAGTTACCTTTTCCTGGAATCATAAAGCTTCGAGAGGAAAAGAGAAGGGTTAGggggtgttattggtttgtgttttatAAGGAGTTTTAAAGATTTGACAGTTACAATGAGTCTAGTGTTATTTAATTAAGACTTTCTAAAACTTTGTTAAACTctggtgttattggtttataaatttgtaataagtatttaaaagtttttaaaagtcTAGAGTTATTGGAttcattatttaataaaatcagTAAAAGTCTTGTGTTATTCAACAAAAATGAAAGTAAATGacttttccattgtttttaaatatgttgTTATTAGTTTATGATTCTACATACTTTTCGTTATAAAAAAGTATCGCAAGTTAATCATGTATTgtcaaagttttttaaaaaattggatgagatataattaaataatagatCAGCATCGTTTCTTCTGAAATCATCCCAAGTGAATCATTTTGCTTCGTGGTCCTCCACTACCAAGTCTGGTCTCACaccatataaaaacaatttaccaAATCACGAGTTCGTTATTGTTGCTTTCATGATCGGAAACCTGCAAGAATATCTTTCAATCCTTTGTGTGTTTTCTCTGTTATTACAACAACTATAATCTGTCACAGGACACAGCCCATCACTTTTGCAAAATCTCCAGTCGTTACTTAACCAAAGGTTGTTCTCTTCGTTACGTCCGCATCAATGGTGGTCTTGCGGACACAGAACGTGACACACAAACTCAATGCAAATACAAATGATAACAATTAACAAAGCAAACAAGTACACGAAGAGTGAGCATAAATACAAATGATAATACAAACACAAAAGATTTCAAGACTGATAAACGCAACATTAACAACGTTGTTAACGTTAGATGAATACCAAGTCAGTTAATGTTAAACAAAATACTATCACAAAGACGATAATTAATATAGATCAGGGAAAATCCAAAAACATAACATGATACCAAATATTTCAAGATTCATCTCGGAGATTCAGAGATTCAATGCTATTAAATAGTGTAAAACTAACAATGCTCAAATTGACATCAACTAGTAAACAGAATTTCATAACTAAAAAAACGTTTCACAATGTCATCGTTGACTTCCTGTTTGTGTAGCTTCTGCCCACATATTAGCAGCTATTGTGTCTCTCCAATTGTTAGCATATTCTCTTTGCTGAGATTGGAGAGTTCCTACATCAGCATTTTCTTCATCGAAAGTTTCTGAATTTCCGTTTACTGAACTATTTTCTCCGCTACCCACATTCTCATTTTCAGGAGGAAACTCATCAGACCGGCAATGTTTACGAAGAAAGTTATGTAACCCAGCACAAGCTAATACAAGTTCTGCTTGTACTTTAAAAGGAAATGGTGGTGCAGatttaaaaatcagaaaacgagatttaaaaataccaaaaattcGCTCAACCCCATTTCTCAAAGATGCATGCCGTAAGTTGAATAACTCATTCTGATTACTAGGATCACGACCTTGGCCTCTGAAATCTTGCAAATGATACTTTGTACCTCTAAATGGAGCTAAGAAATTGCGCCGATTTGCAAATCCACAATCAACTAGATAAAACTTCCCTGGAAAGTTTACATGATACAAAGATATCAATAGTTctattaacaaaagaaaacttataaaaaatgttaaatgcaTATGTGTATACGTACCCTCTGGAACAGGCAACCTGTTAGTACTCCGTGTTAGAGCATCACTTAGTACTTTTGAATCATGAGCCGTACCTTCCCATCCACTAAGAACGTATATGAATTCTAGATCAAAATTACAAGCAGCCAACACATTTTGTGATATCTTCCCTTTCCGATTACGGTAGCTAGGTGCTTCAGAAGCAGGCACTATTGCATCAATGTGTGTGCCATCAATAGCACCAACACAATCCTACACATACAACGATTAGCTATATTTCCCTgaagttaaaaaattataatttaaagaaAGATGTACCTTGAAATAGGGATAGAATCGTGTGCTTTCTCTTATTTTTGTAGGTACTGTGAGACCAGGTTTAGCCATCAAACTTGGTGCGATAGAGTTCAACGCCTTTAAAACCTTGTGAAAGTTTGTACTTGCTGCAAATTTGGATCTCTTGAACGTGTCCATTGTGTAAGAATATCTTGAATTTTGACCAATAGTGAGCAAAAATGTAGCCACCATTTCTTCAACACACATTTGCCGAGTATCTCTAAGAGGCGTTTGCTCTTTGATAAGATGACATAGCTTTAAAAAGACGGATGGATACATACGGTACACTTGCCGAAAGTGTTTTGGATCTTCTTTGAGAGCTTTTTGTATGTAGTTGTAACCGATTTTTGTGACAGGTTGGCGAATGGGTCGTTCAATATGTTTCTTCTTCATAACGTAGGCTTTGGTTGTATTTTCCAATAGGAATAACATAATGTCAATTTctaattcatcatcatcatgaagAAGCTCGTCATCTTCCTCAATAAAGTGCTCCATGCTACAAAGTAACTGTACCTATAAAAATAATAggatatattaaataataagaaaatcatCACATATTGACAAAATGATGACAAGTAATATGCAACAACTAAAgtatgaaagaaaacaaaaagaatgagAAACTTTGTATCAAAcgtagaaaaaaaattcatttcatTAAAGAACAAATCTCTTATAAGAAAGTGATAACTTATAAATAAACCGTTTATGAAAAGATAGTCCTATCAAAcacaaactaataaaaaattctttaaaatctgAAAAGTTCCAAGCCAACTAAATAATCATAAAGAGCTACGGTTGCTCTCAATCCAACCAAAACGTTCTTCTATTGTCATATCGTTGAAGACACTTTTCATCCCAAGTGAATGAATCAAGGTGATTGCTTTGAAGCGAATATGATTATCTAAATTAGGAATCTCTTTCATGGCTTCCCATATGCTGTCTTTTTTTCTATCAGCTTCCTTCTCTTCAGCTTCTCGTTTTagcttttcttctcttttctcagCTTCTCTTTGTtgtctttcttctctttgttgTATGACACTAAGAATTTTGTTGCTAACTATGATCATAGAATCATCTTGATCACTTTTCAGCTTATCTGCATTGGTATCAGCTTCCCTTCTTGACCTCTTCCTTGGATGAAGCTTTTCTGCACGATCCTTTGAACCTGTACATGGAAAAGCTGACATACCATATTCCGTTGATGGTTGTTGAGATGATAATTCAAAGACTTCATCGCTGCTTTGATGAAGGTTTACGTTTTCTCTCGTTTGACTAATATCTTCAACTCTAAAGGTGCAAGCATCAGTACTATCACCCATTCCAATCGCAAAACCACCGGTTGCTACGCCATTTCCAAATATGATTTGCAGATCTTCATATTTTTCAACCGAATCATACCGTAGATGCTTGTGCGTAGGATGTTTCTGTAGATTTATAAACACAGTTTAGTTATAAGATATTTATGAAAACTAAAGTTAtgatgtttaaatttatatagacTAACACATACCTTTAAATACTCGTCCCACACTTCATCTGGAGCAGTATACTTTTTCAAGTCAGGATCCCATCTAAATCCAGAATTGCAGCGTTGAAGATCCAAATGGTTTTGGTATTTTTCTCTCAAATATTTAATCCTACTTAGGTAATGCTTGTGTTCTTTTTGGCATCCAAGTTTTTATTGAGAACAGGCAAAAAATTTTGTTCCACCGTGAACTTGTTTATTAAACCATTAGCATCACGCCAATTTCGATGAATTGCATCAACAAGTAAATCAATCAGAAGTTTTGTTTCCTCTGGTCCCCATTGACTATACCCAcctttttctttattcttttgtGAATCCCCCATTAACTAGTTATATAATAATAGTATCACAAAATCAACATAAGAAACTAGACAAGAACCATAAATgaaatatgaatgaagaactaATGCATATAATCATTGAATTATACATGACATAAATGTACCTCAGAGCTGCAAATTTTGGAGAAGCTTCTGAATTGTTGCGTCTTCACATGGAtataatttatagaaaacgaatAGCCAATGCAAAAAATAATGGATAATTACGAATACGTTGCAACACAATATTGTAACACGATACTATCTTCTTTATTATGCAATACTTCAAGATAAACTCtacaaaagtttattattatctCCTCCCTAGAAATCTACACTAATCTATAAAACTCTCGGTAGAATTCTAAGTAAATCTAAATTCTGTTAAAATTtggtaaattgtttttataaaaataatcattaaaactCTATTATACTCATAAACCAATAACAGCCCCTTAATGTGTTTCTCGTATACTTAAAGTTTAATACAGCTTATATGATAATAACCATACGATCATATATCATTGATCTCAACCGTTGATTTCTAATATTTCACCAGTGAccggttgtttttttttccgaattaaaatttatttacaatcGAAATACCAATACTAAAAAGCAAAAGCTGGCGGCAGAAACAAATAGCACCAGAAccaaaaacccataaaaaaacagcgactaaaatccatatcagacgacttaaatctACATCGGAGTGACTGAAAAAAATACACATGAAATCTAAAAGACACTAGAGACACATAACAAGTTCATCTATACATGAGCCAAAATAGAAAACCTAGCAGACTTTAGAACTAAAAAAGGACCAATAATCGAAAATTACTGTTGCTGCCTATATCTTGCCATCCAGTAATCTCCACTTCTGCAAACCAAACTTATCGTTGCTGCCTCGCA
The nucleotide sequence above comes from Brassica napus cultivar Da-Ae chromosome A9, Da-Ae, whole genome shotgun sequence. Encoded proteins:
- the LOC106422376 gene encoding RNA-dependent RNA polymerase 2, which translates into the protein MVSEITRSTVKLTNVPQTIIAEELLRFLELHLGADSVFALEIPTSRDNWKPRDFALVQFTSLEAKSRAQHLSSQSKLLFKSRNLRVSEAYDDIVPRPVDPRRRLDGVVLTAGFPESEEGRFCALEKWEGVRCWVIEEKRRVEFWVWESGDCYKCEVRFEDIAETVPSCVDGVDEINAFLLRLKYGPKIYKQVSGPHIATKFKSGRYSFCKEDFDFMWIRSTDFSGLKSIGTSTCFCLEVDNASTMSDIFSSLPYYREDTLSLTLVDGYTFASANQIVPLLNAANLGIEIPYEILFQLNSLVHAQKISLFAASNMGLISILCGLSLETALVILKKLHQQSSICYDPISFVKAQSQYVVKKTAHSPASAYKRLTEQNIMSCQRAYVTPSKIYLLGPELETANYVVKNFAEHASDFMRITFVEEDWSKIPANALSVNSKEGYFVKPFRTNIYHRVLSILGEGITVGPKKFEFLAFSASQLRGNSVWMFASNEKVKAEDIREWMGCFRKIRSISKCAARMGQLFSASRQTLNVRAQDVEQIPDIEVTTDGADYCFSDGIGKISLAFAKQVAQKCGLSHIPSAFQIRYGGYKGVIAVDRSSFRKLSLRDSMLKFDSNNRMLNVTRWTESMPCFLNREIICLLSTLGIEDAVFEAMQAGHLSILGNMLEDRHAALNVLQKLSGESSKNLLVKMLLQGYAPSSEPYLSMMLRVHHESQLSELKSRCRILVPKGRILIGCMDEMGILEYGQVYVRVTLTKAELESREQSHFRKIDEETSVVVGKVVVTKNPCLHPGDIRVLDAIYEVNFEQKGFLDCIVFPQKGERPHPNECSGGDLDGDQFFVSWDEKLIPSQMDPPMDYAGSRPRIMDHDVTLEEIHKFFVDYMISDTLGVISTAHLVHADRDPERARSQRCIELANLHSRAVDFAKTGAPAEMPYALKPREFPDFLERFEKPMYISGSVFGKLYRAVKSTLAQRKPEDAESEDKKKMAAYDSTLEEAGFDNFIETAKAHRDMYAEKLSSLMNYYGAANEEEILTGILRTKEMYLQRDNRRYGDMKDRITLSVKDLQREAMGWFEKSCEDEQQRKKLASAWYYVTYNPSYCDEKPRFLSFPWIVGDVLLGIKAESAEGEREMMIA
- the LOC125578109 gene encoding putative nuclease HARBI1 — protein: MAKPGLTVPTKIRESTRFYPYFKDCVGAIDGTHIDAIVPASEAPSYRNRKGKISQNVLAACNFDLEFIYVLSGWEGTAHDSKVLSDALTRSTNRLPVPEENSSVNGNSETFDEENADVGTLQSQQREYANNWRDTIAANMWAEATQTGSQR